The stretch of DNA TGTGGGCGCTTGAGGGGCTTAAGCGCCTGATTGCGAACGGCTATGCGTTTTCGGAAACCGAAATGACTAAAGCCGAGCTGCAGAGATACAAGGTGGAGAGCAACAGCGCCCTGTCGTTTGTGGAGGAATGCTGCGTGCTGGATAATGATGCGGAATGCGTCCGTGAGGAGCTGTTCCAGGCGTACAGGGACTATTGCCTGAAAAACGGCTTCAAGCCGATGTCACAGGCCAATTTCAACAAGGATATTGAAAGCCTGGGCGAGCGCGTGGAGCGCGGGCTTGAAAAGGTCAGCCGCCGCAAAACATGGCGCGGCATACGCTTGGAGATGCGATGATTTATGAGAATGTGCAAACATATTGAACGGGTCCGGGACAAAAACGAACGGGCCGCGAACCGCTTTAAAATGCGTCAAAGCCTTGTAATATCAGGCTTTGAACGGGGTGAACCACTTTTTCCTATTTCTTATATAGGAACCAGAACAGCAAGGGGTATATAGAGAGAAATTAATATATATAAAAGAATATGGATAAAAACCCGTTCAACCCGTTCAAAGCGGCAAAAATACTGGGTTTTCAGCACCTAAAACTGGTTCGCGACCCGTTCGCTCCCGTTCAAAACCCGTTCAGGGACTAAGGAGCGGAATTATGGCGGAAAGAGATATCGTAAACGCAATCATGCGGTATTTAAAGTCTGTGCCGGAATGCTTCTGCTGGAAAGAGCACGGCGGCATGTACGGCACAGCCGGTTTGCCGGACATTATCTGCTGCATTAAAGGCAGGTTTGTCGCCTTTGAGGTGAAAACAGCGTCCGGCAGGCTGACAAAGCTTCAGGAAGCGGCGATGCGTAAAATCAAGGCTGCAAAGGGCGAGGCCTTCAAAGTAACAAGCGTCGGGGATGTCAGAGCCGTCATAGATGGCTTATCCATTCTTGAAAACTTGGAGGTGGGCGCTCGTGATAGCGTGGAGATACATAGACAAACCGGCGGCGACGATCGCCGCCATCAAGGACTACAACAGCATGCGGAATGTCATCAACATTACTCCGCAGGAGATAAAAGAACTTTATGACCGAATGATCAGTCCCCGCGCGGCTAAGATTACCGGCCTTCCGAAGGCGCGGAACCCGCGAAGCGGCGAGGAAGCGCTGGCGGAGTCTCTTGACAAGCTGGACGTGCTTCAGGAACGCTACCGCCAGGCGATAGAATACATGGACTGGTTTGAACCGGCGTGGGGCACCTTGACCGATGAAGAACAGCATATCCTGCGTGAGTTTTACATGACCGGAAACCAACGCTCCGGCGCGGCTGTAAGGCTTCAATGCGAGCTAAATTACAGCGAAAGGCAGATTGAACGCCTGAGAAGCAAAGCGCTTTCACGTCTTTCCCTTATGCTGTTCGGCAAATAAAAGATGGCGGTTTGATGGCGGTTTGTTTGCCTTGTTCTGTGCTATACTTATAACATGAAATAATATGTTAAAGCCGAAGAAGCCTTTGGGGCAAACGCCCTGAGGGCTTTTTCTGTGCATGGGAGATGGAGCTATGCCGAAAAAACCTAAGCGCCCGTGCAGCTATCCCGGCTGTGCGGAGCTGACGGACGAAAGATACTGCGAGAAACACCAAAAGGAAATGGACGCAAGATACAACAAATATGAGCGCGACCCGGCAACACGAAAACGCTACGGCAGGAGTTGGAAGCGCATCCGGGACAGGTACATAGCGGAGCATCCGCTTTGCGAGGAATGCAAAAAGGCCGGAAGGCTCACTCCGGCCGAAGAGGTGCATCATATTATCCCTTTATCCAAAGGCGGAACCAATGAGGACAGAAACCTTATGAGCCTGTGTACGAGATGCCACTCTTCGATCACTGCTCGCGAAGGAGAGCGATGGGCAAGACGGTAGGGGTGAAGTGCTCCCCTCAGCGTGGACAACATGAGCAAGCTTTGAAACCGAGTCCTCATTCCATGGTATAATGTAAATGCTTTACCAATACGCAGGATAGGGCAACGCTGGAGAGCGACCTGAGCGGCGTATTGGGTTTGCGGGGAAGGCGATGTCGTCAGGCATCGTCTTTTTTATGTGCGCCCAGCATGGGCGCAATCTAACGGGTGAAAGTCCCGAGTGCGGGTTGATAGTGCCAAGCACATAGCCAAGAGCAAGGGTGTCCATCGTGAGGTGGAATCTGAAGGAAGCTGGCGGCAAACTTCTGGTCTGACGAACAGGAACTACATCAGGCATATGTATGCTGGGTGAGATTGCATAACAAATCAAAGCCCTAAACTATCCGGAAGCATACGGTGTAAATGTGGCAGATATATGGAAGGAAAGATTGCGTTCTTACCTGGGGAGGTCTCACGGACGTGTGGAAACAGAGTATGAAACACGGTTGAAATAAGATTTGCCGTGAGGAGTCAGCAGAGGTCATAGTACTCTGTGTAGTCGACGACACGGAGGAAGGACTGAACTTTAGGAGGTGAAAGTAAATGAATGTTACTGAGAATGGAATGAAATACAGACAACCTCTAAAAGAGGGCTATCTGCAGAGAGTACCTGCGGAACAGGAAGGGAATGCAGAAGTGTATGCTCCATCAAGGATAACTGAAAACAACATCACCGACACAGACTCGTTGACAGGGGGATTGCTAGAGAAAATACTGGATAGAGACAACATGAACAAGGCATTCAAGAAAGTGAAATCCAATAAGGGAGCTTGCGGAATCGATGGGATGGGAGTGGAGGAACTTCTACGATATCTCAAAGAGAACGGACAGCAACTAACTCAAGCAATCCAGGAAGGTAAATATCGTCCGAATCCTGTAAGAAGGGTAGAAATACCCAAAGAAGAAAAGGGAAAGGTAAGAAGACTTGGAATTCCGACAGTAGTGGACAGAGTAGTACAACAAGCGATAACGCAAGTACTATCACCAATATTTGAGAGACAGTTTTCGGATAGTAGTTTTGGATTTCGCCCAAAGCGTAGTGCACACGACGCCATTCGAAGATGTCAGAAGCATGTAGATGAAGGCTACAAATATGTAGTGGACATGGATTTGGAGAAATACTTTGATACAGTCAATCAAAGTAAACTGATTGAAGTTTTATCAAGAACCATAAAAGACGGAAGAGTAATTTCACTTATACATAAGTTTCTACGAGCCGGAGTCGTAATAGGGCACAAATTCGAGGGAACAGAAGTTGGAGTGCCACAGGGCGGACCACTAAGTCCGCTATTAAGTAACATCATGCTGAATGAACTAGATAAGGAACTGGAACGCAGAGGACACAGATTTGTGAGATATGCAGATGACATGGTCATTCTCTGCAAGAGCAAAAAGAGCGCAAAGCGGACACTGGAAAACATTCTTCCATACATAGAAGGGAAGTTATTCCTTAAAGTGAATAGGGAGAAAACAGAGGTTGGACATATTAGTAAAGTTAAGTTTCTTGGGTACACTTTCTATAGACACAAAGGACAAACGAGGGTGAGAATCCACCCTAAAGCTGTTGCAAAGATGAAAACAAGAATTAAAGAACTGACAGCGAGAAGCAATGGAATGGGAAATGAACAGCGAATCTTCAACTTAAGAAAGTATATCATAGGATGGATTAACTACTTCAAACTGGCTGATATGAAACAACTGCTTAAAGACACGGATGAGTGGATGAGGCGAAGAATTCGCATGATTTACTGGAAACAATGGAAGAAGGTCAAAACAAAATACCGAGAACTCAAAAGACTAGGAACCAACGAGAGCAAGGCTTGGGAATTCGCAAATACAAGAAAAGGCTATTGGAGAATATCCAACAGCCCAATTCTAAATCAATCACTTAACAACCAAACTTTAAAGAAGTTAGGTTTCTTATTCTTTTCTGATTATTATCAACAAGTGTGTGTAAACTAGAGAACCGCCGTATACCGGACGGTATGTACGGTGGTGTGAGAGGTCGGGAAAATTATTTAATTTTCCCTCCTACTCGATTGCCTTTCCCGGAAACCAAAGCGTTAAACTCCGGGGGGGGCGGGGGCGGAGCCCCTGACATTGCATTCATCGCTTATGCAGGATAACGGATACACCCCTGTTTTTATGTACTCATAGTACTCGTTCGGTGAAAGCTTTGCAAGCGACCATTGGTAATGTTCGTTGTTGTAGTAATCGATCCAATCCAGCACTTTCCTTTGAATCTGCTGATGAGCGTCGCTGTTAAGCAGGCGTATTTCGTCCTTCATGTGCCCAAATAAGCTCTCCTGCGGGGCGTTGTCCCAACAGTTGCCCCGGCGGGACATCGATCTGCGCAGCTCATAGTTCCCCAGTATCTCAACAAACTTGGTGCTTGTGTAATGGCAGCCTTGATCCGAATGTATCAGCGTATCGGTGCGAAGCTCGCCGCCATGGTTATTTATCAGCTGTTTGACCGTATCAAGAACAAAATCCACCTCAAGGGAAGTACTGCATACGCAGGCCAGCACCTGCTTCGTAAACGCATCCATGATCACCGAAACATAGGTGTACTTCAGAGAGCCGCCCGCATGGTGGGAATAGCGAGGTATGTAGGTTATATCTGTCAGCAACACTGTTCTCGGGCCAAAAGCCTTGAATTGCCGGTTTAAAACATTCGGAGCGACATTGTTCGTCTGCATAGCCTTGGAAATCCTGCGATATGGGTTCGGCTTGCGGATGGGACAGCGGAGGTTGTACTTTGCCATAAGCCGCCGTATTTTCTTTGGATTCATAACAACCGGCGGCTTCTGATGCAGCAAGCGCATATGTATGCCCCTGACGCCTTTGTCATAGCCGCGATACTGAAATGCCAGCAGAATCAGCTCAAAATCCGCTCGATCCTGCTCTTCAAGCTCCTTCCGTTTCTTTTCGCAAGCGACCCAGTTGTAGTAGCCGGAGCGGGAAACGCCGGCGAGCTTGCACAACTCGGAAATGTTGAGAAGATTGTTGTCGCGGCTGATCGTCACGCGTATTATCTCATATTTTACTGAAGGTGCTGCGTTCATATACATGGCTACTTTTTCTCCTGTCCCGCCAAGATAATTTTTTTTAGAAACTCTATCTCCTGGGACATGTATGCAACCTGATTGTACATTTGCGCAATGTCGGCCTCGCTTAACACCGGCAGCTTCGATTTGTTGGATCTGCGCGGCGGTTTGGGAAAGTCGTAGGTCTTTTCAGGCTGATCGACCTGCGGCTCGCTGCCCTCGGTAAAGGAAAGCCCTTTCTCTTTCTGATGCCTGAGTGTTTTTAGAAGACCATTGATCCTGCTTCTTGTCAGGATCGCCGTGTTCAGCCCGGCATCTTCAAATATCTGTTTCGGGTCGACGCCATCGCAGTATCTTTGCCAGAAATGCTCCTTGAAAGCCTTTGTATATGATACGGATTTCCTTGAAACATAGCTGATATGCGGCGAGTCCAGCAGCTCATGAATTTGTTCGGCGGTGAGCTCAACATGCTCATACTTCCCGTCGTCCCTTTTCTTTGGGCGGCCTGCTCCGGGACGCGCGCCGCCCCTGTTCGTACCATCCTTTGCCATTGAAATCCTCCTTTTGGAGAGCGAAGAAGTCGTTTGAATTATCATAGCATGATTTGGTGTCCATTTTATGAATTCCAAACTTTTTTATCTGTCCATGATATTGATTCCCTCACTCGGTTATTTGTCCAGCGTTTTGATTTCTCGCTTCCAAATTCATTTCAATGGTTGTCCATTTTTTAGGGTGCATATCAGGGGCGGTCAAAATCTCCGGTGGATATGTTTCGTGCAACGGGCGTGGGGCTTCGTGCAAAAAGTCGCAGTTTCAAACGGGGTAATAACCCCTAATAAGAAAAGAGGTGAGTTAATGGCCAAAGATGGTACAAATCGAGGTGGTGCTCGTATTGGATCTGGTCAGAAAAAGAAAGCACTTATAGATAAAATTGCTGAGGGAAATCCCGGCAAGAGAAAGCTAGAAATCATCGACTTCAAAAATACCGCTGACTTAAAGGGGCAGGAAATGCCAAAGCCAAGGGCCATGCTCTCAGCAGTGCAAAAGGACGGGAAAACCCTAGTAGCCAGTGAGATTTATGAAATTACTTGGAAATGGCTTGAGGAGCGAGGCTGTGCCCATTTGGTGCTTCCACAGCTTCTAGAACGATATGCCATGAGTGCAGCCAGATGGATACAGTGTGAGGAAGCGGTAACCGAGTTTGGTTTTCTTGCCAAGCACCCAACTACCGGCAATGCTATTCAAAGTCCTTATGTAGCTATGAGTCAGAACTTTATGAGCCAGACAAACAGGCT from Petrotoga olearia DSM 13574 encodes:
- a CDS encoding HNH endonuclease — its product is MPKKPKRPCSYPGCAELTDERYCEKHQKEMDARYNKYERDPATRKRYGRSWKRIRDRYIAEHPLCEECKKAGRLTPAEEVHHIIPLSKGGTNEDRNLMSLCTRCHSSITAREGERWARR
- the ltrA gene encoding group II intron reverse transcriptase/maturase, producing the protein MNVTENGMKYRQPLKEGYLQRVPAEQEGNAEVYAPSRITENNITDTDSLTGGLLEKILDRDNMNKAFKKVKSNKGACGIDGMGVEELLRYLKENGQQLTQAIQEGKYRPNPVRRVEIPKEEKGKVRRLGIPTVVDRVVQQAITQVLSPIFERQFSDSSFGFRPKRSAHDAIRRCQKHVDEGYKYVVDMDLEKYFDTVNQSKLIEVLSRTIKDGRVISLIHKFLRAGVVIGHKFEGTEVGVPQGGPLSPLLSNIMLNELDKELERRGHRFVRYADDMVILCKSKKSAKRTLENILPYIEGKLFLKVNREKTEVGHISKVKFLGYTFYRHKGQTRVRIHPKAVAKMKTRIKELTARSNGMGNEQRIFNLRKYIIGWINYFKLADMKQLLKDTDEWMRRRIRMIYWKQWKKVKTKYRELKRLGTNESKAWEFANTRKGYWRISNSPILNQSLNNQTLKKLGFLFFSDYYQQVCVN
- a CDS encoding IS3 family transposase; its protein translation is MYMNAAPSVKYEIIRVTISRDNNLLNISELCKLAGVSRSGYYNWVACEKKRKELEEQDRADFELILLAFQYRGYDKGVRGIHMRLLHQKPPVVMNPKKIRRLMAKYNLRCPIRKPNPYRRISKAMQTNNVAPNVLNRQFKAFGPRTVLLTDITYIPRYSHHAGGSLKYTYVSVIMDAFTKQVLACVCSTSLEVDFVLDTVKQLINNHGGELRTDTLIHSDQGCHYTSTKFVEILGNYELRRSMSRRGNCWDNAPQESLFGHMKDEIRLLNSDAHQQIQRKVLDWIDYYNNEHYQWSLAKLSPNEYYEYIKTGVYPLSCISDECNVRGSAPAPPGV
- a CDS encoding HTH domain-containing protein, coding for MAKDGTNRGGARPGAGRPKKRDDGKYEHVELTAEQIHELLDSPHISYVSRKSVSYTKAFKEHFWQRYCDGVDPKQIFEDAGLNTAILTRSRINGLLKTLRHQKEKGLSFTEGSEPQVDQPEKTYDFPKPPRRSNKSKLPVLSEADIAQMYNQVAYMSQEIEFLKKIILAGQEKK
- a CDS encoding P27 family phage terminase small subunit yields the protein MAKDGTNRGGARIGSGQKKKALIDKIAEGNPGKRKLEIIDFKNTADLKGQEMPKPRAMLSAVQKDGKTLVASEIYEITWKWLEERGCAHLVLPQLLERYAMSAARWIQCEEAVTEFGFLAKHPTTGNAIQSPYVAMSQNFMSQTNRLWMEIYQIVRENCATEYSGANPQDDVMERLLTARRGK